The following is a genomic window from Micromonospora cathayae.
GGCGTAGCGTCAGGGGCGTGGAACCGGACGTGCTGGGGCCGCCCTACGAGCGGTACACGATCGACCTGGGCTCCGACGACGAGGGCCCGGTCGTGGCGACGCTGGTCCGCCGCCGCGCGGACCGCCCGAGCCGGCGGGCGGTGCTCTACGTGCACGGCTTCGTCGACTACTTCTTCCAGACCCACCTGGCCGACTTCTGCACCGACCGGGGCTGGGACTTCTACGCCCTGGACCTGCGCAAGTACGGTCGCAGCCTGCTGCCGCACCAGACGCCGAACTTCTGCCGCGACCTCGGCGACTACTTCCCGGAGCTGGACACCGCCGCCCGCATGATCCGGGACGAGGACGGCCATGACGCGCTGCTGGTGATGGGCCACTCCACCGGCGGCCTGCTCGCCGCGATCTGGGCACACGCCCGGCGCGACGCCGGCCTCGTCGACGGCCTCTTCCTCAACAGCCCGTTCTTCGACCTCAACGCCCCCTGGCTGGTCCGTCGACCCCTCGCGGCGGCCGTGGCCAGGCTCGGCCGTAACGCGCCGCACCGCATCCTCCCCTTCGGCCTCAGCACCGTGTACGGCGAGTGCCTGCACGCCGACCACCGGGGCGAGTGGAGCTACGACCTGACCTGGAAGCCGCTTGCCGGATTCCCGGTCAGAGTCGGCTGGCTGAACGCGATCCGCACCGCCCAGCGGCAGTTGCGCGCCGGGCTCGCCATCGACGCGCCGGTGCTGGTGGCCTGCTCCACCCGGAGTTTCCGGGGCAAGCGCTGGCACGAGTCGGCGATGCTCGCCGACGCGGTCCTGGACGTGGAGCACATGGTCCGCTGGGCTCCCCGGCTCGGGCCGCACGTCACCCTGGCCCGGTTCGACGGCGGCGTGCACGACCTGACGCTTTCCGGCCCCGCCGTACGCGAGAAGGTCT
Proteins encoded in this region:
- a CDS encoding alpha/beta hydrolase, which encodes MEPDVLGPPYERYTIDLGSDDEGPVVATLVRRRADRPSRRAVLYVHGFVDYFFQTHLADFCTDRGWDFYALDLRKYGRSLLPHQTPNFCRDLGDYFPELDTAARMIRDEDGHDALLVMGHSTGGLLAAIWAHARRDAGLVDGLFLNSPFFDLNAPWLVRRPLAAAVARLGRNAPHRILPFGLSTVYGECLHADHRGEWSYDLTWKPLAGFPVRVGWLNAIRTAQRQLRAGLAIDAPVLVACSTRSFRGKRWHESAMLADAVLDVEHMVRWAPRLGPHVTLARFDGGVHDLTLSGPAVREKVFAELARWVDAFLPAPDPSPPAGTETGCPAAEPLAR